In Desulfofundulus kuznetsovii DSM 6115, the following are encoded in one genomic region:
- the lexA gene encoding transcriptional repressor LexA, which yields MNTALTPREKIILEVIKENIRTKGYPPSVREIGQVVGLKSSSTVHHYLKRLENKGLLRRDPTKPRALELREHTLPLSQPVRMVPLLGRVAAGEPILAVENQEDVFPLPASFTGEGEFFMLTVRGDSMIEAGILDGDLVVVRRQPSADNGDIVVALLEDEATVKRFFRENDHIRLQPENKAMSPIRVKNPLILGKVVGLLRKL from the coding sequence ATGAACACCGCACTCACTCCCCGGGAGAAGATTATTTTAGAAGTAATTAAAGAAAACATCCGTACCAAAGGCTATCCCCCTTCGGTTCGGGAGATCGGTCAGGTAGTCGGGCTGAAATCCAGTTCTACAGTACATCACTATTTAAAGCGTTTAGAAAACAAAGGCCTATTACGCCGGGATCCCACCAAACCCCGAGCATTAGAACTACGGGAGCATACTTTGCCCTTAAGCCAGCCCGTGCGGATGGTCCCCCTTTTGGGACGGGTGGCAGCAGGTGAACCCATCCTGGCCGTAGAAAACCAGGAAGATGTTTTTCCCCTGCCGGCCAGTTTCACCGGAGAAGGAGAATTCTTCATGCTTACCGTCCGGGGCGATAGCATGATTGAAGCCGGCATCCTGGATGGGGACCTGGTGGTGGTCCGGCGCCAACCCAGCGCCGACAACGGGGACATTGTGGTAGCCCTTCTGGAGGACGAAGCCACGGTAAAAAGATTCTTCCGGGAGAACGACCATATTCGCCTGCAACCGGAAAACAAGGCCATGTCTCCCATCAGGGTAAAAAACCCGCTAATCCTGGGCAAGGTAGTGGGCTTGCTGCGTAAACTTTAA
- a CDS encoding sigma 54-interacting transcriptional regulator — protein sequence MPRLTVAIIGGNEDGYSIYRMLKAVGDVEILGVADPDPSSPGIKAAAADGVFTTADYMEMVRLPGVDVLIEATGDPETQMNLHRIKPRGTSIMEARALDLMLAVLREKEKLLEARRVQGELAAILDSVQEAIEVADSRGVIKYVNPAFTRITGISEKERIGQNIFEASPDGALATVLRTGRSVVGHRTKVGGSNAEVISNAAPIFVDGKMEGAVVVFQHFTDVMNLMEQLRQSTSIIENLSDKFGQVTTSKYTFADILGNSAELRRCIQVAERAARTNSTVLLLGESGTGKELFAHAIHHASPRRDKPFIKVNCAAIPDSLLESEFFGYAKGAFTGAVKSKIGKFELAHGGTIFLDEIGDMNLNLQGKLLRVLQEMEFERVGGTQTIKVDVRVIAATNRNLRELIRQGRFREDLYYRLNVVEITIPPLRVRKEDLPILINNLIIKLNRKLGKKVKGLSKDAEEILYSYDWPGNVRELENVFERVMVTVDEEIFTKKHFIQHVSQFKASPERDIELIPIDQMEQLLIRKAIAKFGTSVEGKRRAAQALNISLATLYNKLKKSRTEDFTN from the coding sequence ATGCCCAGGTTGACCGTAGCCATTATCGGAGGCAATGAAGACGGTTATTCCATTTACCGCATGTTAAAGGCTGTGGGAGATGTGGAAATTTTGGGGGTGGCCGATCCCGATCCTTCATCTCCGGGAATTAAAGCTGCGGCTGCGGACGGGGTTTTTACCACTGCCGATTATATGGAAATGGTGCGCCTGCCCGGCGTGGATGTTTTGATCGAAGCTACCGGAGATCCGGAGACCCAGATGAACCTGCACCGGATAAAGCCGCGGGGAACGTCCATCATGGAGGCCCGGGCGCTGGATCTTATGCTGGCCGTATTAAGGGAAAAGGAGAAGTTGCTTGAAGCACGGCGGGTGCAGGGAGAACTGGCCGCCATCCTGGATTCGGTTCAGGAGGCCATCGAAGTGGCGGACTCCCGCGGGGTGATCAAGTACGTCAATCCGGCCTTTACCCGGATTACCGGCATCAGCGAAAAGGAAAGGATTGGACAGAATATTTTTGAAGCATCCCCCGATGGAGCTCTGGCCACGGTGTTGCGCACCGGCCGCAGCGTGGTGGGGCACCGTACAAAGGTAGGGGGGAGCAATGCGGAAGTCATTTCCAACGCCGCCCCTATCTTTGTGGATGGCAAGATGGAAGGAGCGGTGGTGGTTTTTCAGCACTTTACCGACGTCATGAATTTAATGGAACAATTACGCCAGAGCACCAGCATTATCGAGAATCTCTCCGATAAATTCGGCCAGGTTACCACCAGTAAATACACTTTTGCCGATATCCTGGGCAACAGTGCCGAATTGCGTCGCTGTATCCAGGTGGCCGAGAGGGCAGCCCGTACAAACTCCACCGTTCTGTTGCTGGGAGAGAGCGGTACGGGTAAAGAGTTGTTTGCCCATGCCATCCATCATGCCAGCCCCCGCAGGGATAAGCCGTTTATTAAGGTTAACTGTGCCGCCATCCCGGACAGCCTTTTGGAGAGCGAGTTTTTCGGGTACGCTAAGGGAGCCTTTACCGGAGCCGTTAAATCCAAGATCGGCAAGTTTGAACTGGCCCATGGTGGAACCATTTTTCTCGATGAAATTGGTGATATGAACCTGAACCTGCAGGGAAAACTGCTCCGGGTTTTGCAGGAAATGGAGTTTGAGCGGGTGGGAGGCACCCAGACCATTAAAGTGGATGTACGGGTTATTGCGGCCACCAACCGCAACCTGCGAGAATTAATCCGCCAGGGCAGGTTCCGGGAAGACCTCTACTACCGGCTAAACGTAGTCGAAATTACCATTCCGCCCTTGCGGGTGCGCAAGGAAGATTTACCTATTTTGATCAACAACTTGATTATCAAACTTAACCGCAAACTGGGCAAAAAAGTGAAGGGTTTGTCCAAGGATGCCGAGGAAATTCTCTACAGCTACGATTGGCCTGGAAATGTGCGGGAACTGGAAAATGTCTTTGAACGGGTGATGGTAACCGTAGACGAAGAGATTTTTACCAAGAAACATTTTATCCAGCATGTCAGCCAGTTTAAGGCATCCCCGGAACGGGATATTGAGCTTATCCCCATTGATCAGATGGAACAATTGCTGATCAGAAAAGCTATCGCCAAATTTGGCACCAGTGTGGAAGGCAAGCGGCGGGCCGCCCAGGCGCTGAATATTTCCCTGGCCACACTGTATAACAAGCTAAAGAAAAGTCGAACTGAAGATTTCACCAATTAA
- a CDS encoding fumarate hydratase — protein sequence MRLVDAATITATVAELCQKANYELGEDVLEAFKEALDQEISLTGRDVLQQLLENARIAREEQVPMCQDTGFAVVFLEVGQEVVITGGDLYEAVNEGVRRGYQEGYLRKSIVDHPLRRKNTGDNTPAVIHTRIVPGDKLKIIVAPKGGGSENMSGLRMLKPAEGVEGVKKFVIEQVRAAGPNPCPPVVVGVGIGGTFEKAALLAKEALLRPLGQPHPDTEIACLERELLEAINNLGIGPQGLGGRTTALAVHVEVFPCHIASLPVAVNINCHASRHKEAIL from the coding sequence TTGCGCCTTGTAGACGCTGCTACCATTACAGCCACGGTAGCCGAATTATGCCAGAAAGCAAACTACGAGCTGGGTGAAGATGTACTGGAGGCATTCAAAGAGGCCCTGGATCAGGAAATTTCCCTCACGGGCAGGGATGTCCTGCAACAGTTGCTGGAAAATGCCCGTATTGCCCGGGAGGAGCAGGTCCCCATGTGCCAGGACACCGGTTTTGCCGTTGTTTTTCTGGAAGTGGGGCAGGAAGTGGTCATTACCGGGGGGGACCTGTACGAGGCAGTAAACGAAGGGGTGCGCCGGGGTTACCAGGAGGGTTACCTGCGTAAATCCATCGTTGATCACCCCCTGCGCCGCAAAAATACGGGGGATAATACGCCGGCGGTGATTCACACCCGCATTGTCCCCGGTGATAAACTAAAGATCATTGTTGCTCCCAAGGGGGGCGGCAGTGAGAACATGAGCGGCCTGCGCATGCTTAAGCCGGCTGAAGGGGTGGAGGGGGTTAAAAAGTTTGTCATCGAGCAGGTAAGAGCAGCCGGCCCCAATCCCTGTCCGCCCGTGGTGGTGGGTGTGGGTATTGGGGGCACCTTTGAAAAGGCCGCCTTGCTGGCCAAGGAAGCTCTCCTGCGCCCGTTGGGACAACCCCATCCTGATACCGAGATTGCCTGCCTGGAAAGGGAGCTTTTGGAGGCCATTAATAATCTGGGCATCGGGCCCCAGGGCCTGGGCGGTCGCACCACTGCTCTGGCGGTGCACGTGGAAGTCTTCCCGTGCCATATAGCGAGCTTGCCGGTGGCAGTAAACATTAACTGCCATGCCAGCCGGCACAAAGAAGCAATACTCTAA
- a CDS encoding Fe-S-containing hydro-lyase gives MLQIRLTTPLTDEVVEKLRIGQRVLLNGILYTARDAAHKKMVELLDRGEELPIPIKGQVIYYVGPSPAKPGRVIGSAGPTTSGRMDPYAPRLIALGLKGMIGKGKRSPEVIKAMKQYKAVYFAAVGGAAALLARAIKSCRVVAYPELGPEAIHELVVEDFPVIVVNDILGGDLYEEGVKIYAGR, from the coding sequence TTGCTCCAGATCAGGTTGACAACCCCGCTTACCGATGAGGTGGTAGAGAAGCTGCGCATTGGTCAGCGGGTTTTGTTAAACGGTATACTCTATACGGCCCGGGATGCGGCCCATAAAAAAATGGTGGAGTTGCTGGACCGGGGGGAAGAGCTGCCCATTCCCATCAAGGGACAGGTTATTTACTACGTGGGACCTTCGCCGGCTAAACCCGGGCGAGTAATAGGTTCGGCTGGTCCTACCACCAGTGGCCGGATGGACCCCTATGCGCCGCGCTTAATTGCCCTGGGTTTGAAGGGTATGATTGGCAAGGGGAAACGCTCTCCGGAAGTAATTAAAGCCATGAAGCAATACAAGGCTGTTTATTTTGCTGCCGTGGGAGGTGCAGCAGCATTGCTGGCCCGGGCCATCAAATCATGCCGGGTAGTGGCTTATCCGGAACTGGGTCCGGAGGCTATCCACGAGCTGGTGGTGGAGGACTTTCCGGTAATTGTGGTTAATGATATTCTGGGCGGCGATTTGTACGAAGAAGGAGTCAAAATTTATGCCGGCCGGTAA
- the sucC gene encoding ADP-forming succinate--CoA ligase subunit beta — MKLYEYMGKELFARYGLTVPRGKMVTSPDEAAAVAAEIGAPVVIKSQVLSGKRGKGGGIKFADTPEEAREAAAQVLGMTVQGLKVEMVLVEEKLAIDHEFYVAITVDGAAKAPVLIASAQGGMDIEEVPDEFIIKEHLDVCLGIQPYLCREVCRRLGLTGAVAKEFGRLLPTLYRIFREKDAELVEINPLVLSGEKLIAADAKVTIDDEALYRQKDLPVVDDRTEAERQAHALGLSYVQLDGNIAVMANGAGITMGTLDIIQHYGGAPANFLDAGGGTGMEATAKALEILLSTNPRVIFINIFGGITRCDDVARALVKVKQEKGINVPVVIRLVGTNEEEGVRILRENGIEAYRIMHEAAAKAVELARAQG; from the coding sequence GTGAAACTCTATGAATATATGGGCAAGGAGCTTTTTGCCCGCTACGGTTTGACCGTACCCCGGGGTAAGATGGTCACCTCCCCGGATGAAGCGGCGGCAGTAGCGGCGGAAATCGGGGCACCGGTGGTAATCAAGTCCCAGGTGCTTTCGGGTAAGCGGGGTAAGGGAGGCGGGATTAAGTTTGCCGATACCCCGGAAGAGGCCCGCGAGGCAGCTGCCCAGGTTCTGGGCATGACGGTTCAGGGCCTGAAAGTAGAAATGGTCCTGGTGGAAGAAAAGCTGGCCATCGATCATGAGTTTTATGTGGCCATTACCGTAGACGGGGCAGCCAAAGCACCGGTTTTAATTGCCTCCGCCCAGGGCGGCATGGATATTGAAGAGGTCCCCGATGAATTTATCATCAAGGAACACCTGGATGTCTGCCTGGGTATCCAGCCCTATTTGTGCCGGGAAGTTTGCCGCCGGTTGGGTCTGACGGGCGCGGTGGCCAAGGAATTTGGCCGTTTGTTGCCTACCCTTTACCGTATTTTCCGGGAGAAGGACGCCGAGCTGGTAGAGATCAACCCGCTGGTGTTGAGCGGCGAAAAATTAATTGCCGCCGATGCCAAGGTGACTATCGATGACGAGGCCCTGTACCGGCAAAAGGATCTGCCCGTAGTGGATGACCGTACCGAGGCCGAACGGCAGGCCCACGCCCTGGGGCTCTCTTACGTTCAGCTGGATGGGAATATTGCTGTTATGGCAAATGGTGCCGGCATTACCATGGGTACCCTGGATATCATCCAGCATTACGGCGGTGCGCCAGCCAATTTCCTGGATGCCGGCGGCGGCACCGGGATGGAGGCCACAGCCAAAGCATTAGAGATCCTTCTTTCCACCAACCCACGGGTGATCTTCATTAACATCTTTGGGGGCATTACCCGGTGTGATGATGTGGCCAGGGCACTGGTCAAGGTGAAGCAGGAGAAGGGAATCAATGTTCCGGTAGTCATTCGTCTAGTTGGTACCAATGAAGAAGAGGGTGTACGCATCCTCAGGGAAAATGGCATTGAAGCCTACAGAATTATGCATGAGGCTGCGGCCAAGGCTGTAGAACTGGCCAGGGCCCAGGGTTAA
- the sucD gene encoding succinate--CoA ligase subunit alpha, whose product MAIIVDEKTNVLVQGITGNQGTFHTKQMLAYGTRIVAGVSPGKGGQKVEGVPVYDTVAAAMENHQIDASVLFIPAPFAKDAAFEAIAAGVRVVVIITEHIPVHDELEIIAFARRRGTIVIGPNTFGIVSSGRCKIGIPPNQFFVPGHIGVVARSGTLTYEIVANLTANGLGQSTVVGLGGDRVVGLSFVDVLEKFEKDPETRAVVLVGEIGGNAEEEASLFIKKMTKPVVAYIAGKSAPPGKRMGHAGAIIERGKGTFEGKVQALTAAGARVATLPFEVPGLIKEALG is encoded by the coding sequence GTGGCCATTATAGTTGATGAAAAAACCAATGTTCTGGTTCAGGGGATAACGGGTAACCAGGGCACGTTTCATACCAAGCAGATGCTGGCCTATGGAACACGGATTGTCGCCGGGGTTTCCCCAGGCAAGGGCGGCCAGAAGGTGGAAGGGGTTCCCGTGTATGATACCGTGGCTGCGGCCATGGAAAACCATCAAATTGATGCCTCCGTGCTTTTCATTCCGGCTCCCTTTGCCAAAGATGCCGCTTTTGAAGCCATTGCCGCCGGGGTGCGGGTTGTGGTCATTATTACCGAGCATATTCCCGTCCATGATGAACTGGAGATCATTGCTTTTGCCCGGCGACGGGGCACAATAGTGATTGGCCCTAATACCTTTGGGATTGTTTCCTCGGGACGGTGCAAAATTGGCATTCCACCCAATCAGTTCTTCGTGCCGGGCCACATTGGTGTAGTGGCGCGCAGCGGCACCCTGACCTACGAGATCGTGGCCAATCTAACAGCCAACGGTTTAGGACAGTCGACGGTGGTCGGACTGGGTGGTGACCGGGTGGTTGGTTTGTCCTTTGTGGATGTTTTGGAGAAATTCGAAAAGGATCCGGAAACCAGGGCCGTGGTGCTGGTAGGTGAAATTGGGGGGAATGCGGAGGAAGAGGCTTCCCTGTTCATCAAGAAAATGACCAAGCCCGTGGTGGCCTATATTGCCGGGAAGAGCGCTCCTCCCGGAAAACGCATGGGCCATGCCGGGGCAATCATTGAGCGGGGGAAGGGTACCTTTGAGGGCAAGGTACAGGCACTGACGGCTGCCGGTGCCCGGGTGGCTACCCTGCCTTTCGAGGTACCCGGGTTGATTAAGGAAGCTCTAGGCTGA